One window of Triticum dicoccoides isolate Atlit2015 ecotype Zavitan chromosome 5A, WEW_v2.0, whole genome shotgun sequence genomic DNA carries:
- the LOC119301046 gene encoding caffeoylshikimate esterase-like: MASKSGSGVADDGSYEYEEESVQTARGMKLFTCRWLPPKGQIVKALVFLCHGYAVECSVTMRGTGVRLAQAGYAVYGVDYEGHGKSEGLQGYIPSFDLLVSDTDAFFTAVVASTANTDLPRFILGESMGGAVALLLHRMRPAYWTGAVLVAPMCKIADEMRPHPVVVSVLKLMTNIIPTWKIVPTTDVIDAAYRMQEKRDEIRNNPHCYQGKPRLKTAYELLKVSLNLENNILSKVSLPFLIVHGGDDKVTDPSVSDLLYRSAVSQDKKLNLYPGMWHALTSGESPENIHTVFQDIIAWLDQRSSPKSSSSAAALDLSSEMEQKAKHDEQNFDKQ; the protein is encoded by the exons ATGGCGAGCAAGTCCGGCAGCGGTGTGGCGGACGATGGCAGCTACGAGTACGAGGAGGAGTCGGTGCAGACCGCCCGCGGGATGAAGCTCTTCACCTGCAGATGGCTCCCCCCCAAGGGCCAGATAGTCAAGGCCCTCGTCTTCCTCTGCCATG GGTACGCGGTGGAGTGCAGCGTGACGATGCGGGGGACGGGGGTGCGGCTGGCGCAGGCCGGGTACGCCGTGTACGGGGTGGACTACGAGGGCCACGGCAAGTCGGAGGGGCTCCAGGGCTACATTCCCTCCTTTGACCTCCTCGTCAGCGACACGGACGCCTTCTTCACCGCCGTCGTCGCCTCCACGGCCAACACGGACCTCCCCCGCTTCATCCTCGGCGAGTCCATGGGCGGCGCCGTGGCGCTGCTCCTCCACCGGATGCGCCCGGCGTACTGGACCGGCGCCGTCCTGGTCGCCCCCATGTGCAAG ATCGCTGACGAGATGCGGCCGCATCCGGTGGTGGTGAGCGTCCTCAAGCTGATGACCAACATCATCCCCACGTGGAAGATCGTGCCGACCACGGACGTCATCGACGCCGCCTACAGGATGCAGGAGAAGCGCGACGAGATCAGGAACAACCCCCACTGCTACCAGGGCAAGCCGCGCCTCAAGACCGCCTACGAGCTCCTCAAAGTCAGCCTCAACCTCGAGAACAACATACTCTCAAAG GTGTCGTTGCCGTTCCTTATCGTTCACGGAGGCGACGACAAGGTGACGGACCCGTCGGTGAGCGATCTCCTCTACCGGTCGGCGGTGAGCCAGGACAAGAAGCTCAACCTTTACCCGGGCATGTGGCACGCCCTCACCTCCGGCGAGAGCCCTGAAAACATCCACACCGTCTTCCAAGATATCATCGCATGGCTCGACCAAAGATCATCCCCGAAATCATCATCGTCGGCGGCCGCCTTGGACTTGTCATCGGAGATGGAACAGAAGGCCAAGCACGATGAGCAGAATTTCGACAAGCAATAG